A single Defluviitalea saccharophila DNA region contains:
- a CDS encoding response regulator transcription factor, whose translation MYKVLLIDDEVIILEGLKKIIDWKSLDCEIIGEAEDGETGLKLIESLLPDIILTDIRMPKIDGLKMISMIKKIKPDCQIIILTGFRNFDYAQQALNLGVFRLLLKPTKKAEIITTISEAIEQIKTIRTRELQIASLKNKIKTICGEEESDKPEDNDKFQYLVNQAIAFMKINYPENIDLQTVANHLQISTWHLSKLLKRETGNNFVDILNEIRIDAAKKLLTESNYKIYEIASQVGYSDIAYFSKIFKRITGVTPSQFRNKMYKL comes from the coding sequence ATGTACAAAGTGCTGCTCATTGATGATGAAGTGATTATCTTGGAAGGATTAAAGAAAATTATTGACTGGAAATCACTAGATTGTGAAATTATCGGAGAAGCCGAAGATGGTGAAACCGGATTGAAACTTATAGAATCTTTACTCCCTGATATTATATTAACGGATATCAGAATGCCTAAGATTGACGGATTAAAAATGATATCCATGATAAAAAAAATAAAGCCCGACTGTCAAATCATCATTCTTACGGGTTTCAGAAATTTCGATTATGCTCAACAGGCCTTAAATTTAGGTGTCTTTCGTCTTTTATTAAAACCTACTAAAAAAGCTGAAATCATCACTACAATTTCCGAAGCCATAGAACAAATTAAAACCATAAGAACAAGAGAGCTCCAGATTGCATCCCTTAAAAATAAAATAAAAACCATTTGCGGCGAAGAAGAATCCGATAAACCTGAAGATAACGATAAATTTCAGTACCTTGTCAATCAAGCGATTGCTTTTATGAAAATTAATTATCCTGAAAATATTGATTTGCAAACGGTTGCCAATCATCTGCAAATCAGTACCTGGCACCTTTCAAAATTATTAAAAAGAGAAACCGGGAACAATTTTGTGGATATTCTCAATGAAATTAGAATTGATGCAGCCAAAAAGCTGCTGACAGAATCCAATTACAAAATCTACGAAATTGCTTCTCAGGTGGGATACAGCGATATTGCATACTTTTCAAAAATTTTTAAAAGAATTACAGGGGTAACCCCCAGTCAATTCAGGAACAAAATGTATAAACTATAA
- a CDS encoding sensor histidine kinase translates to MIRSFLNNPMHRFSIRTKLIVIVCIFIFYPLLFVGYLGYRNYEEIMKSKFIHYAHNNVKELSTLVGNEIESLNTFAMNILYDNKIYEKHAQLKKNTDFFLEYNIKEELEAYLQSILLSKSEINRISFKFSGRDQVYSAYRFTQTSNIIPMEEIYEKTAGQLLPIYYVEKENNRIKNIYFSRIVNDRNTHEEIGIIVFTIKQEALFGMIENLMQNPVHNVFVHNEDKDLLFVLNPNDTSNENITLNYIDASKQDGIYKLDNDYLIIDTIQPLNWKISAIVSSDLLLKEVRYLSKNILLICLATLPIFIILIEILYADIIKPMNLLIKKMDDIKNGEMGVTMEVNRRDELGYLFECFNTMSKEIKRLIDYVYKEEIALKNAELKTLQSQINPHFLYNTLETINWTAQLNGIEEISDMVTALSNIMEANLDRKNQRMIPLLEEIQYINNYEFLIQKRFGKKIQFEQSIEEDALSVLIPRFLLQPLIENAVYHGLEPKGTGTVSLKIHTDNGLLNITVMDDGIGIEENRLDELKKNLNDSTMYETHKESSARISIGIINVHRRIQLIYGKTYGLHIESEYGKGTTIKISLPVYYDAIEGENHVQSAAH, encoded by the coding sequence ATGATAAGAAGTTTCTTAAATAATCCTATGCATAGATTTTCAATCAGGACAAAACTCATTGTTATCGTTTGTATCTTTATCTTTTATCCCCTGCTGTTCGTAGGGTATCTTGGCTATCGTAATTATGAAGAAATTATGAAAAGCAAGTTTATTCATTATGCCCACAACAACGTGAAGGAACTGTCCACCTTAGTCGGCAATGAAATAGAAAGTCTGAATACATTTGCCATGAATATTTTATACGACAATAAAATATATGAGAAACATGCACAACTTAAAAAGAATACGGATTTTTTTCTGGAATATAATATCAAAGAAGAACTGGAAGCTTATCTGCAGTCTATTCTTCTTTCCAAATCGGAAATCAACAGGATTTCTTTTAAATTTTCCGGCAGAGACCAGGTTTATTCTGCCTACCGTTTTACCCAAACATCCAATATTATCCCCATGGAAGAAATATATGAAAAGACTGCCGGTCAGCTTTTACCCATCTACTATGTAGAAAAAGAAAATAACAGGATTAAAAACATATATTTTTCTCGTATTGTTAACGACAGAAATACCCACGAAGAAATAGGCATTATTGTATTCACGATAAAGCAGGAAGCACTGTTTGGCATGATAGAAAATTTGATGCAAAACCCTGTACATAACGTATTTGTACATAATGAAGATAAAGATTTGCTTTTCGTACTAAACCCCAATGATACTTCCAATGAAAATATTACGTTAAATTATATAGATGCTTCAAAACAGGACGGAATTTATAAGCTGGACAATGACTATCTTATCATCGACACAATTCAGCCTCTTAACTGGAAAATATCTGCAATCGTATCTTCTGATTTATTGCTTAAGGAAGTAAGGTATTTATCTAAAAATATATTATTGATCTGTCTTGCTACTCTTCCTATTTTTATAATCTTAATAGAAATCCTTTATGCCGATATTATCAAACCAATGAACCTGCTTATTAAAAAAATGGATGATATTAAAAACGGTGAAATGGGCGTTACCATGGAAGTGAATCGCAGGGATGAGCTGGGATATCTTTTTGAATGTTTTAATACCATGTCAAAAGAAATAAAACGATTAATCGATTATGTATATAAAGAAGAAATCGCTTTAAAAAATGCAGAATTAAAAACCCTGCAGTCTCAAATTAATCCTCATTTTTTGTACAATACACTGGAAACAATCAATTGGACCGCACAATTAAACGGGATTGAAGAAATCAGCGATATGGTCACAGCCCTATCCAATATAATGGAAGCAAATCTTGACAGAAAAAATCAGCGCATGATTCCACTTCTAGAGGAAATACAGTACATCAATAATTATGAATTCCTCATCCAAAAGCGCTTTGGAAAGAAAATTCAATTTGAGCAGTCCATCGAAGAAGATGCGCTCTCAGTCCTGATTCCAAGGTTTTTACTGCAGCCCCTGATAGAAAATGCCGTATATCATGGACTGGAGCCAAAAGGGACTGGTACTGTTTCTCTAAAAATCCATACAGACAATGGACTTCTTAATATCACCGTCATGGATGACGGAATAGGTATTGAAGAAAATAGATTAGACGAACTAAAGAAGAATTTAAACGATAGTACTATGTATGAAACGCACAAGGAATCCTCGGCAAGAATAAGTATCGGTATTATAAATGTTCACCGAAGAATCCAGTTGATATACGGCAAAACCTATGGACTTCATATAGAAAGCGAATATGGAAAAGGAACAACCATTAAAATATCGCTTCCTGTTTATTATGATGCTATAGAGGGGGAAAACCATGTACAAAGTGCTGCTCATTGA